One Polaribacter sp. KT25b DNA segment encodes these proteins:
- a CDS encoding MATE family efflux transporter: MKTDISFKRINKLAIPALIAGIAEPLLSITDTAIIGNMDKNATESLAAVGIVGAFISMLVWVFGQIRSAISSIISQYVGANKLDEINTLPAQAIAIVVVGSLLILAISYPFAAQIFQFYNASGSVLEACVIYFKIRIFGFPFSLFVFSIFGIFRGLQNTFYPMIIAICGALLNIFLDIIFVYGIEGFIPAMHIEGAAYASVIAQITMAIIALVLLMKKTSISLKISLPFHKEIPNLMGMIGNLFIRTIALNTALYFATAFATGYGKEYIAAYTIGLNLWLLGAFMIDGYSSAGNILAGKLLGAKDYKTLLKLSNKLTKYGLATGVFIALLSTVFYNFIGQVFTKESLVLEQFYHVFWIVILTQPISAITFIFDGMFKGMGEMKYLRNVLILSTGLVFIPTIFFFDWLDYKLVAIWIAFTLWILARGVPLIIKFRSKFLPLSQL, encoded by the coding sequence GTGAAAACAGACATTAGCTTTAAACGTATAAATAAACTGGCAATTCCGGCTTTAATTGCAGGTATTGCAGAACCTTTATTATCTATTACAGACACCGCAATTATTGGTAATATGGATAAAAACGCAACAGAAAGTTTGGCGGCTGTTGGCATTGTTGGCGCATTTATTTCTATGCTTGTTTGGGTTTTTGGACAAATTAGAAGTGCAATTTCTTCTATTATTTCTCAATATGTTGGCGCCAATAAATTGGATGAAATAAATACGTTGCCAGCACAAGCAATTGCAATTGTAGTTGTTGGAAGTTTACTAATTTTGGCAATTTCTTATCCTTTTGCAGCTCAAATTTTTCAATTTTATAATGCATCTGGATCAGTTTTAGAAGCTTGTGTTATTTACTTTAAAATTAGAATTTTTGGCTTTCCTTTTTCGCTTTTCGTATTTTCTATATTTGGAATTTTTAGAGGTTTACAAAACACCTTTTATCCAATGATAATTGCAATTTGCGGAGCTTTATTAAACATTTTTTTAGACATTATTTTTGTTTACGGTATAGAAGGTTTTATTCCTGCAATGCATATTGAAGGTGCTGCGTATGCAAGTGTAATAGCTCAAATAACAATGGCAATAATTGCATTGGTTTTATTGATGAAAAAAACATCGATTTCATTAAAAATAAGTTTACCTTTTCATAAAGAAATTCCCAATTTAATGGGTATGATTGGCAACTTATTTATAAGAACAATTGCTTTAAATACAGCTTTGTATTTTGCAACTGCATTTGCTACAGGTTATGGTAAAGAATATATTGCTGCTTATACAATTGGTTTAAATCTTTGGTTGTTAGGTGCTTTTATGATTGATGGATATTCAAGCGCTGGTAATATTTTAGCTGGTAAATTATTAGGTGCAAAAGATTACAAAACGTTACTTAAATTAAGTAATAAGTTAACAAAATATGGTCTTGCTACTGGTGTTTTTATAGCATTATTAAGTACTGTTTTTTATAATTTTATTGGGCAGGTTTTTACTAAAGAATCTTTAGTTTTAGAACAGTTTTATCATGTTTTTTGGATTGTAATTTTAACGCAACCCATAAGTGCAATAACATTTATTTTTGACGGAATGTTTAAAGGAATGGGAGAAATGAAATATTTAAGAAATGTATTAATTTTATCTACAGGACTCGTTTTTATACCCACAATTTTCTTTTTTGATTGGCTAGATTATAAATTAGTTGCTATCTGGATTGCTTTTACACTTTGGATTTTAGCAAGAGGAGTTCCGTTAATTATTAAATTTAGAAGTAAATTTTTACCATTATCGCAATTGTAA
- a CDS encoding universal stress protein, protein MKNILVPIGSTESAQNTLQYAIDFASEVNANVLVFRAYSAQTKAGIMKNVNSIIERETNLYLRAIVNSVDRKNVAVKLISAKGTLVDSVESIDSKLDIDLIIVGAKSNSIKEEVFLGKTAGKLVKQTDIPLLTVPDGYKYVPIKNILMAFNSGIVKSKTVLIPLQLIAKKFNPEINLLQVKTADYTDEDLVLDKDLEKLKTSLTITENATAFQGVLEHFQKFNPDMLCVFRRKRGFFKKLWEKSTVLKEEFHTNIPLLVLKGK, encoded by the coding sequence ATGAAAAACATTTTAGTACCAATTGGATCTACAGAAAGTGCACAAAACACTTTACAATATGCCATCGATTTTGCATCAGAAGTAAATGCAAATGTTCTTGTTTTTAGAGCTTACAGCGCACAAACTAAAGCAGGAATTATGAAAAATGTGAACTCAATTATTGAACGTGAAACAAATTTGTATTTACGAGCAATTGTAAATTCTGTGGATAGAAAAAATGTAGCTGTAAAATTAATTTCTGCAAAAGGTACTTTGGTAGATAGTGTAGAATCTATTGATAGCAAATTAGACATCGATTTAATAATTGTTGGTGCAAAAAGTAATTCTATAAAAGAAGAAGTTTTTTTAGGAAAAACTGCAGGAAAACTTGTTAAACAAACAGATATACCTCTCTTAACGGTTCCTGATGGATATAAATACGTGCCTATTAAAAACATTTTAATGGCATTTAACTCTGGAATTGTAAAAAGTAAAACAGTTTTAATACCATTGCAATTAATTGCTAAGAAATTTAATCCTGAAATAAATTTACTACAAGTAAAAACTGCCGATTATACAGACGAAGACTTGGTGTTAGATAAAGATTTAGAAAAGCTAAAAACTTCTTTAACTATAACAGAAAATGCAACAGCTTTTCAAGGAGTTTTAGAACATTTTCAAAAATTCAACCCAGATATGTTGTGCGTTTTTAGACGTAAAAGAGGTTTCTTTAAAAAATTATGGGAAAAAAGTACTGTTTTAAAAGAAGAGTTTCATACAAATATTCCTTTGTTAGTTTTAAAAGGAAAATAA